CGGTGACGACGCGCACGGCGCCGCTGGTGCCAATCATCGCGGTGAGCTGGCCGGGCAAGACGGCGCCTGACCCTACACTGGACAGTACCCCGTCGCCGGCGCCAAGCACCACCGGCGTATCGGGACTGAGGCCGAGTCGGTCGGCAATAGCCGGGAGCAGCGGTCCTTCCACGCTAGTGGTTGACGCCACCGGCGACAGCTGGTCCTCGGTCACCCCCAATAGCTCCAGCAGTTCGCCGTCCCAGCACCGGTCATGAATGTTGTATATGCCGGTACCGGAGGCGATGGAGCGGTCGACGACATATTTGCCAAGGAAGCGGTATAAGATGTATTCCTTAATGGAGATAAACCGGGCGGTGCGCCGGAACAGGTCGGGCCGCTCATGGCGCAGCCACAGCACCTTGGAAAGCGGATACATCGGGTGGAGGGGACAGCCGGTACGTTCATAAATGGCCTGGGCATCGCGCTGGCGTTTAAGTTCCTCAGTATAGCTTTGGCTGCGCGAGTCGGCCCAGGTAAGCATGCGGCCGAGAGGCGCGCCGTCTTTGTCTACGGGGATAAAGCTGTGAAAGACCGAGCTGAAACACAGCCCGGAAATTGCTTTTGGCGGTAGGGCCGCCTGCTGGATGGCCCGCGCGGTAACGGTCAGGACGGCCTGGAAAATTTCTTCCGGATCCTGTTCGGCCCAGGCGGCCTGGGGGGTATAAAGCGGGTATTCAAGCGACTGATTGGCTAACGCGACGCCGTCTTCGCGGTATATAGCGGCGCGGCAGCCGGTGGTGCCAATATCTACGCCGATGATGACTTGCATTGACTAAGGCTCCTTCTATAGTTTGTCGATTAACTCGCCCTGGTCATCAAACCGCATGGGGGCAGGGTCGGTCAGGATGGTTATGCCCGGCTTGGTACGGGCTTCGTCCAGCATAGCCTCGGAAATGTAAATTTCCCCAAGGTGCAGCGTGTTCTTGATACGGACAATGCGGACTTTGGTCAGGTCGCGGGCGTTACAGGTCTTGATCGCGGCCTTGATGGCGTCACGGTCGTTTTCCAGCACGGTGGGCATGTGGGTAGGGCCGACGACGGTAGAGGTCAGGCCGTTGGCGTAGGTCATGGGGAAGTTGACCTTGTTTACCAGTTTGCGGGTGGTAAAATCGGCGGCGCCCATACCGTTGCCGTTGCCATGGGTCCGTTCGGTGAGGTCGAGAATGACCATCTTGGACACGTCCGGTCCCCCGCTGGCATACGGTGTGGGGTAGCGGCCAGTGATATTGGGGTCGGCGCCGTCGCCGGAGATATCTTTGCCAATTTCATCGACAATTAACACATCAATCTGGTCAAACATGATGCGGGGCATATTGGCTTTGGCCTCGACCAAAAGTTCCCGGTCGGTTTCAATGATACTTTCGGCCGGGACGGCAATGATTTTGGCTATCCGGTCATAGGCATTTTCCACCGTTGCCACCCCGAACAGGATGGGCAGACGCTCAAGGGCGATGCTGGCCATGGCAACGATGTGCTCGGCCATATACTTGAAGCTGTAAGCATGGCACGACTCCGCCCCTTTTTGTTTACCGAGACCAATAGTGATCATTTTCACCAGACCGCTTTCGTTAGGGCCACGGAAGGCGGTATGGGGCTTGACGCGGTTGATGACGACAATACCGTCCGCGCCATAGGCGTGTTTGTCTACATAAACCGGCAGGCCGTTTTCCAGGCGGCCGATTTCCACGACCTCCATTGATGATAGGATGGGGCAGCCGGCGCTTGCTTCCGTTACTCCCAGGTTGGCCAGCACTTCTTTCTGGCCCTCGGCGGTAGCGCCGCCGTGACTGCCCATGGCGGGGACGATGAAGGGGTGGGCGCCCCGTTTTTGCAGTTCCTCGACGGTTATGCGCACCAGGGTGGGGATTTCGGCAACGCCACGGCTGCCTACGGCCACGGCGATGCGCATACCCGGCTTGACACGGCTCATGATGCCGGGCTTAGCGAGTTCTTGGCGCAAGGTCCCGGCCACATCGGTAACCTCCGGAGCGGGAAAAGTTTGGCGCACTTTGGCCATGCGCGGCAGGGGGATATCTTTTAACAGCTCCTGAATAATATCCATTAGGCGGCCTCCTCAAAACAGAATTAATAATCTATTT
This sequence is a window from Sporolituus thermophilus DSM 23256. Protein-coding genes within it:
- a CDS encoding gluconokinase, encoding MQVIIGVDIGTTGCRAAIYREDGVALANQSLEYPLYTPQAAWAEQDPEEIFQAVLTVTARAIQQAALPPKAISGLCFSSVFHSFIPVDKDGAPLGRMLTWADSRSQSYTEELKRQRDAQAIYERTGCPLHPMYPLSKVLWLRHERPDLFRRTARFISIKEYILYRFLGKYVVDRSIASGTGIYNIHDRCWDGELLELLGVTEDQLSPVASTTSVEGPLLPAIADRLGLSPDTPVVLGAGDGVLSSVGSGAVLPGQLTAMIGTSGAVRVVTDKPAVDPKGRTWCYNLTDEYWVLGGAINNGGIAFRWAKDKFAATEQFVAEKLGLDTYEILSRYAEQKPAGSDGLIMLPFFAGERAPYWNANARGVLFGLNLNHGKRHLIRATLEGICYRMYSIFTALEEVAGRAKEIRVSGSFTRSRLWVQIMADVFGRPISVPGEPEGSAFGAAVLGMNALGILGNIKDVAKFVNIKEQYLPNERHHERYQRLYAIYERIYWNLQKEFEEIARIQREWAEE
- a CDS encoding lactate racemase domain-containing protein, which gives rise to MDIIQELLKDIPLPRMAKVRQTFPAPEVTDVAGTLRQELAKPGIMSRVKPGMRIAVAVGSRGVAEIPTLVRITVEELQKRGAHPFIVPAMGSHGGATAEGQKEVLANLGVTEASAGCPILSSMEVVEIGRLENGLPVYVDKHAYGADGIVVINRVKPHTAFRGPNESGLVKMITIGLGKQKGAESCHAYSFKYMAEHIVAMASIALERLPILFGVATVENAYDRIAKIIAVPAESIIETDRELLVEAKANMPRIMFDQIDVLIVDEIGKDISGDGADPNITGRYPTPYASGGPDVSKMVILDLTERTHGNGNGMGAADFTTRKLVNKVNFPMTYANGLTSTVVGPTHMPTVLENDRDAIKAAIKTCNARDLTKVRIVRIKNTLHLGEIYISEAMLDEARTKPGITILTDPAPMRFDDQGELIDKL